The genomic segment AGGGCAAATAGGAACAAAATTATCTAGAAAACATGTAAGCCAATTCTGAATGTTAATATCCACAATATAAACATCTGTGCTTAGTATATGAAAGATACTTACTTGTAGTTACTCTTGAGGGAAGCGGCTTTACGCCAAGTGCCATACAATTCATCTAACTTCCGGAAAGCACTCTCAGTCCAAATGCAGAAACGTCCCACATGCCCACCAGGAGCAAGCTTCAAAATGTTCAGTTTGCTTACATTAAGGAGAGTAATTccttttaaagggaaagaaacattAGGGAGCCTGTATTTcaacaaaagaaacacaaatcatCTTTATGGCTTAAGAGCTACAAAAGGTACCTGAGAACTTATTAATTATGAAGTTTCAACCATCAATGGTGCAACTCTTTCAGCCATAAATCAGAACTTCCACAAAATCATGTGTTTCAGAAACACGGACCATGAAGTGGAATCTCATCATAACAATAGCTGAGTAGACTTGCAGACTATACCTAGTAAATATATGTAAGCAGTTTAATTACCAGGGATGTTTCTGAAGGCCTTGATGATACCATTATCCTCATTATAGATGATGCACGGCCCCCTGCGCTGGATACGGCGACGGTTTCTCATTTTGCCTTTGCCAGCTCTCATTCGCTGAGAGGCATAGACCTACAAAGTGAGCACTTTTAGTATTTTGATTAAGATACAATTTCTGCAATAGATCTTCAGAGTCttaattccattttacagatgattaaACTGGGCACAATAACTTGCCAAGGTTACACAGAGCCTTAAATGGCAGTTAGGATTTAAACCCAAGTAAGCGGGCTCTGAGGTTTTTGTTCTCTCACACATTAAGGCTTAGCCATACCACCCTTATCTTCTGAAATTCAAAGTGACAAATTGTGAACAAGGAGTACCAAACTGTAAATGTGTTCATTAAACGGACCTTTTTGATATCATTCCAGGCTTTAAGTTTCTTAAGGAGCAAAACAGCTTCCTTGGTCTTCTTGTAGCCTTCAACTTTATCTTCCACTACCAAAGGAAGTTCAGGAACTTCCTCAATACGATGACCTAACAAAAACCAATTTGACACTTACTTGGTTATCCTGAACcttttgggaaataaaaaaaaaaaaaaatcaaacattttataCAACCAATAAAAGCAAAATGGCATTCAATTTGCCAAGTCAGAATTTCCACAAATATCATGTGTTTCAGAAACACGGACCAATTAAGTGGAATCTCATCATTTTGACAGTTAAATAAAAATGCGGTGGGGAACACAATAGGCAAGTTCAAGTAGACAGTTTTCTAAGGATATACTAAACCACTACTTGAATAGTTAGTTCCCCAGTTAAACTAGTATTCGCTGATGATTGGTTTGTCAGATTTAAGTAGTCAGACCTAATATTTAGTAAAGGATTAAAATTTAGTCAGACACTTCAGGATGAAAAGAATGTGCAATTTTAACAAACATTCATGTGAAAGAAAAGTGGGGCATTTTGTATCACTctgatataaaatttttttaaactggtaTGTAACATGTATTTCTGGAGTACATCTGATAACTGAATGCCCTCATTTGTCAACTGGAATATCCATTAACTAAAACATTTTATGctaaaaacattcaaattattctcttctagccaTCTTGAAATGGGTTACTGTAAATAACAACCACCCTAATCATCAAACAGTAggtgtcttatttcttctatcaaactcTTTTATCATACAAGTGTTACAAACCTTTAGACATGACCAGTGCTGGTAGGGCTGAGGCAGCCAGGGCAGAACAGATGGCATATCGTTTTTGGGTTGTGTTCACTCTACGATGCCAACGGCGCCAGGTTTTGGTTGGTGCAAACATTCGGCCTCCACGACACATCTGTTTTTCCAGTCAAGAATCACATTTCTCAAattttagtaattaaaataaGGTTATTTCTTGCTCAGTAAAAATTTTCGTCAACCTTCTGTACCAGCTTACTGACAGCAGGCAACTGTCGCTGAGAACAGAGTAAGACGCAAATTACGACATCATTGCAAGCAAAATAACCCCATATAAATGAAGCCCCTTTCTTCAAGACAAAAAAGGTGGTATTTTTACACTGTATTATCATCAATAAACCAGACCCAGTCTGCTAAATTCCATCAGAGCTGATCACTCTTAGGTAGTGAAACAAAGGATACGTTTCCAAAAGCACCCTGGCCAGAGCGGTGAGTCCCACCACCTCGAACTCTGGGAATTCGAGCCACAGCTCTGCCAGTACCCCAAGACTCAGCACTGGTCTGATGACCTAAAATTGAGAGATAAAAACTTTAGCTGCTTCATCATAAATACCAACCTATGATTATTACGCATGGTAGCAAACAGCATCAGAACATCCGAGAAAATCATGTGGTTCAGAAACACGGACCAATGAAGTGGAATTTCATCACTACTGTAAAGCAGTCCCTAAAATATCTGCAGAAGGTATAAATCCATACCTGCTAATTCACTGACAGCGTAGGGCTGTCTGTTGTTTTTGCGCAGGTTGGTGTGAACAAAGTTCACAATATCTGGTCGAATAGGAGCCTTGAAT from the Chlorocebus sabaeus isolate Y175 chromosome 26, mChlSab1.0.hap1, whole genome shotgun sequence genome contains:
- the RPL4 gene encoding large ribosomal subunit protein uL4 — encoded protein: MACARPLISVYSEKGESSGKNVTLPAVFKAPIRPDIVNFVHTNLRKNNRQPYAVSELAGHQTSAESWGTGRAVARIPRVRGGGTHRSGQGAFGNMCRGGRMFAPTKTWRRWHRRVNTTQKRYAICSALAASALPALVMSKGHRIEEVPELPLVVEDKVEGYKKTKEAVLLLKKLKAWNDIKKVYASQRMRAGKGKMRNRRRIQRRGPCIIYNEDNGIIKAFRNIPGITLLNVSKLNILKLAPGGHVGRFCIWTESAFRKLDELYGTWRKAASLKSNYNLPMHKMINTDLSRILKSPEIQRALRAPRKKIHRRVLKKNPLKNLRIMLKLNPYAKTMRRNTILRQARNHKLRVDKAAAAAAALEAKSDEKAAVAGKKPVVGKKGKKAAVGVKKQKKPLVGKKAAATKKPAPEKKPAEKKPTTEEKKPAA